Part of the Terriglobia bacterium genome, AGACGATCAATGAGCAGGGCTGAGCTCAATTGGCATGTTGAAGTTTATGGGCTTTGCTAAACGTTTGCGCTTTTATCAGGGTTGCGCGGGAGTCGTTGTTCCTTCGGATGCGCCGCTCGAAGGCGGTGGTTCCTTGAAGTAATCCGGGTCCATCCAGATATTCGCTTTGGCCTTCATGTCGTCCATTGTTGCGCGCACCTTCTCCTGCCGCAGGTTGTCCTCGATCTGGGGCGTCACGGATTTTACGTCGGGCTGGTGGCGTGAAAGCATCTGCAACATAACTACTGCGCGTTGCGTTTCCAGTGGCGCTGAGAACTGGTTCGGCTGAAGGTCAAATGCTGCCTTGTCGAGCGCGGGAATCATCTGCCCTTTGCGGACAGTCACCGGCTTGGGGTCCACGAGGACCGTATTGGGGACGTCATATTTTTTCGCGACCTCATCCATGTTGGTCCCCGCCTCAACCGCTTTTTGGATTTCCGTGAGGCGTGTCCTGGCCTCTTCGGCGGAAAGGCCCGGCTCGCCTGCCTTTGCGTCTGCGGGCTTTTTCGTGATTACGAATTCGTGGATTTCCGCCTCTTCCGGGAAGTCGTCCTTGTGCGCAGTGTAATAGGTGTTGATCTCGTCCGGGCTGACCTGGACGCCCTGTGCAATTTTCTGGTATTCCTCCTGGGCCAGAATCTGAAGTTTCTCGAACGCGATTTTCCGCTGAATACCAGGCGCCGCATCCAGATGCTCACCCTGCGCTTTCTGCGAAAGCAGGACCATCATGGCGTATTCGTCGCCCACGGGCTTCCGTCCCTGGGTCGCCACGGCCTGCCGGACCTGCGGGTTGAGGTTGCCAATGAGAAAATCAACGTCCGCCTGGGTGACCTTGGTTTCTCCTACTTTGAGCACCACTTTTTCCGGAGATGATGCCTCCGCGGGCGTGGCGCTTTGGGTTGCGGGGTTGCCTGCAGGCTTTGGCGCGGGCGATGTCTGTCCAAGGCAAACCATCGCTCCCAAAGCTCCTGCCAAAATAGTGCTCTGAACCATAATTGCGATTTCACGATGACGAATTTTCATGCTGCATAACTCCTTGCTTAACCCGGCTTACAAGCCAAATCACCCCATCTTACCACACGGGAGATGCCTCCGCCCGCATCTCGGGGCGGGGAATTTGTAACAACATCCTGCCCGTGCTGCAACTGCCAGAGTGCCGGATTTGGTTGCAGCGAAGATCGGAAAAGTGAACCAACTGAGGACCGCGCCGTTGTGCTGCGGCGTCGGGAGCGCCTTCTGCCACTCGGAAGGAGCTTCCGGTAATCTCGCAGAAGCACGGACGCTGCTTTCCCGGTAGTCACTGCGTGGCGCTTTGCTGTCCGGGCAGCAAGCCCAGCGATTCTGGCGACGGGAGCGGCTGCCCGTTACGCAATCCATACCGAATGTCGGAGAATTTTGCGATCAAGTCCTGCCACAAGTCACTGTTGCGCCTGTAGAGCTGGAGTATGTTCGGCATCCAGTTGGGCAAGTTCTCGCTCAGCCAAAGCTGGCGGTACAACTCCGTCAAGCGGGTGGTGTAGTCGCGCAGGTCCTGCAAGCGCCCGTTGGTCGAGCTGATGTCCCCAAAACCTCTGCCACCCCTCCGGCGATTCGTTTCGCCCTGGTCGGCCGTCGCGTCTTCGTAACGCTCGGAAATTTCCTGAACGAACTGATAGCGCATTCCAAGGGCATCCAGTCGTAGCGCGGCAAACTCCAGGCTCTCGAGGCTGTCGGCGTTGCGCCTGGCGCGGCTGGCGCTGTTCACAAAAACCGTGTACGAGTTTTCGGCCGTCTGGCGGATCAGTGACGCCACGGGCAGCATCCGCTCAACCTGCTCCCGGCCGGCGGGCGAAAAGGGGTCCTGCCAGAAAAGGCCGTCGCTGGCGCCTCCATAACGCATGTCAAACGTCTCGACAGGCTTGCCGGCCCGCATGATCTCATTGATGTGGCCCAAACTCATCATGGCTTCGACAAGCCCGGGATCCGTATCGCGGAAGAAATCCCAATCGAATTTGCGATTGAAGTCCTGCACATCCGGCAGTCCGTCTTCCCACGCGCAGGCCGCGCCATAAATGACGGACCACCAGCCGGGAGCAAACATGGTCTCGCCGTCATCGTTCCAGGCCTTCACGATCGTGCCGATCGCGCCGGCTTTCTTGCCATCCGCAAGGAAGTGCCCGATGTTGTACGCAGCCTCCTCGTAATCGGGCACCATAACGCTGGTGTTGCCCACCCACGGGCAAGTAAAGATTTTCAGACCACTGCCCTCGAACGGCTTCAACCACTTGTCGTAGCTTTCGTGGGCGCTGTAAACCCAACTGTCTATAATCTGGCCCTTGGGCAGGCTGGGAATGATTTCCGGATGTGAGGTGGCGATGTCGCCCGAGAACATCACCTGCTTGTTATAACTTTGCACGAGTTGGGCAACCTGGTTCAGGTGATCCACGTAAACTTTGCCGTAGCCCTCCTTTTCCACCAGTTCCTTGCTGCGGCCAGTCCCCAGCGCAAAGGTTTCATCGCAGCCCACGAAGTAGATCGGAGACGTAAACACCGGCAGCATCTGTTCGTACATCGCTTTCAGCAAGCCCATTTCGTGCGGATCTTCCGGGGCCAGCACATGACCGTGCGGCCGCTCGGCCATGCTGCTGTATTGCTCAAACCGCAGGACCTTGTGCAGGTGCCCGCAATCCTCGGTTCTGGGTACGATGGTCACGTGGTAGGGGGCGGCGTAGGCCACCAGCTCGTTCCAGTCGGAGCGCGAAAGCGTGTCACTCAGGATGCCCCACAGCGGCTGACCCTGAAGCCGGAACGAATCCTCCATGTAGACGTAGAGCTGGTTCATCTTGAACTGAGCGATGGTGCGGACAATCTTCTTGAGGTAGCTCAGCTTGGCAACGGGGCCGCGGCTCAGGTCAACCTGCGTGGCGCGATATTGGAGCGACGGCCAGTCTCGGGCCTGCACGCCGAGGATCGCGGCGACAGGAGTAATTTCCGTCGTGAGTTTGAACCGACCGTCACGCGTCACAGCGACGGCTTTCGCTTCCTGGCCCACAGGAACCACAAGCTGGCGCAAAGTTTGCACGCCGTAAAACAGCCCAGCACCGTCTTTGCCGGCGACTATGATGGCGTCGGGATGAACGTCCAGAACATAACCCTCGTTGCCCACGCCTTCCGTGCTGAGATGATGCGCCGAGAGAAGATTGCGCATCGCCGGCTGATCAAAGCGTCCCATGATGATGGCGGGCGCGCCCTGCGGCGGCTCGGGCGAACCCACGATGGGAAACTCCTGGCCCGCCATCGATTTCAGTTCATTCTGGATGCTCTCCGCCGCAAAACGGTCTTCGCTTGTCACCGGCGTCAACAGAACGATTTGCAGGCTTGGGGTCACCTGAAAGTCTTGCGCGCGGGTGTGGAGTTCGCGCGGCTGAGGGATCAGCATCGGCTGCTGCGCTAAGATGCTAGAAGGGAAAAAAGGAATGCAGATTGCGAATGCGAATAGCAGAACGCATCGGGCCGGGGAAACCTGCTGCCGGTCGGTTGAATCTGAATTGTTCATGAAGACCTCCTCGGGATCAATAACTCCGCCCACGATGCAGATAATCCTCCTGTTTCCTGAAGCGGAATGCAGGCCAGTTATCACAGGCGCGCGGAATTTGAACTGTGCAGTGTATTGACCCGCCCGAAAGAATGTCAAGCTGGACGCCGCCCAGATGAAGGTTCGATTAGCAAGGAACCCTGTCTGCATGACGCTCGCGACCGCAAAGATCGCAAACGTCGCGATGCGTGCCCCAGCCGGTGGGATATCTGTGCCTACGCCAGTGCGATGCCGGACCTGACAACTACTCCCAGCTATCCCATTTCAGCCGCTTCGCAAGCCACTGCAGCGCCCCGGGAGTTTTCTTCCAGACGCTCAGGCTTGACGCGGCGTAACATACGGCCTCGCTCTCGTAGCCAAGAGTGAATTCGTCCGGCAGAATACGGGGGAGGGGCTTCTTCCCAAGCAAAAATGCAGGGACATGGTAGTTGTGTCTTACGGCCGACCAAAGCAGGCTTCTGGCACTCTCGCTGTCACCTTCCTTCCGGAAGGTCAGCAGCAGGCGGCTGTAAACTGAATCGGCAATCATACCGTCTCCATAGAAATTCATGATGTCTTCAGCGTCCGAATCTCGATCTTCCTCAAGAAGGTACCGCACAAGCGTGTAGCGCACTCCCTGGTTATCGTTCGGGTTGAGTTGGAGCATTTCAGCGCAGTGCCCAATTGCCTCATCGCGTCGGCCCATTTCCCAGAGTGACTGGGCAAGCCCAAACCGCGCCCGCATGTATGGTCGAGTCCCAGTCACTCCCCAGAAATGGCCGGCATTGTCCTCAAATGTCCGAGGCCCGAGGGCCCGTTCACCTGCTGTAACGCCCTGGGCATAAAGCTCTGATCTTCGCTTGGCCGATTTTGCCTCGTTTGCAAGGATGACATAGGCATCCGCGCAGTCAGGAGAAATCTGAAGCGCCCTTTTTGCGAGGCTTATGCGCTCGCTCGGACTCGAGGCGTCCCAGGCGTCGAAGCACAGGTCCTGGGCCGCAGCAAGAGGGCTTTGTTCTGATCGGCCAATCTTCTTTTTTACTGAGGCACGCCGTCGTGCGCTGTCGGTGTCCTTTTTAATCATCCATTTCTCTACCGTGGGGCCGGAGTCACCTCCGGGGTCTTGACTCTCCTACAGGTCCTTCGGTTTCAAGCCCGTGTGTTTTGCAATGCGAGCAACCATGACCAGCCCATTTCTTCTGAATTGTGAAATGCCCACGAATAGTCTGACTTTTCAGGGTGGGTCAATTGTTTCTCATGTGCGAGGCAGGGAAGATACCACAGTCCGGCGCAAAGGCTAGCCCCGACGCGGCAAATTTCCTGAATTCGCTCCGGTTCGTTTTTTCGGACCTTCTAATGCTTTCAACGAGATCGGTAGCTTTGTTTTAGGTTTGTTTCCGGTTTGTTTTTTCCACAGGCACGTGTTTTCAACAACTTCTCCGCTTTGTTTTCCGGTTTGTTCCGGTTTGTTTTTTGACCATTTCTCTTTGTTTTCAACAACCTCTCCGGTTTGTTTTTCAAAAAACGTGTTTTTTCTGTCCCATTTGTCTCTTTTAGTCCCGGAAAACTCGCGGCTTGCAGGCACTGAAGGAAGACTACCATGCTAGGCCAGAAAAGTCAAGTGAAATCGGCATCGGCGCGCACCAGTAGTGCCGCTGTCTTTGACTGGAAGCGTGGGAGAGCCTTAGGCAGAACCTAAGAGCGAGGCCCAAGCCCGCCGGTGAACGACATCGGAACGATATTCTTCCATCTGGCTTGCGGTCTCCTTTAGGAACTCTCGCCGCCCGCTTTCTCCAACAAGCGATAGCGCGACCCTGGCAAGCGAAGGCAGATCGGTTACATAGAGACT contains:
- a CDS encoding peptidylprolyl isomerase, which produces MKIRHREIAIMVQSTILAGALGAMVCLGQTSPAPKPAGNPATQSATPAEASSPEKVVLKVGETKVTQADVDFLIGNLNPQVRQAVATQGRKPVGDEYAMMVLLSQKAQGEHLDAAPGIQRKIAFEKLQILAQEEYQKIAQGVQVSPDEINTYYTAHKDDFPEEAEIHEFVITKKPADAKAGEPGLSAEEARTRLTEIQKAVEAGTNMDEVAKKYDVPNTVLVDPKPVTVRKGQMIPALDKAAFDLQPNQFSAPLETQRAVVMLQMLSRHQPDVKSVTPQIEDNLRQEKVRATMDDMKAKANIWMDPDYFKEPPPSSGASEGTTTPAQP
- a CDS encoding beta-N-acetylhexosaminidase, translating into MNNSDSTDRQQVSPARCVLLFAFAICIPFFPSSILAQQPMLIPQPRELHTRAQDFQVTPSLQIVLLTPVTSEDRFAAESIQNELKSMAGQEFPIVGSPEPPQGAPAIIMGRFDQPAMRNLLSAHHLSTEGVGNEGYVLDVHPDAIIVAGKDGAGLFYGVQTLRQLVVPVGQEAKAVAVTRDGRFKLTTEITPVAAILGVQARDWPSLQYRATQVDLSRGPVAKLSYLKKIVRTIAQFKMNQLYVYMEDSFRLQGQPLWGILSDTLSRSDWNELVAYAAPYHVTIVPRTEDCGHLHKVLRFEQYSSMAERPHGHVLAPEDPHEMGLLKAMYEQMLPVFTSPIYFVGCDETFALGTGRSKELVEKEGYGKVYVDHLNQVAQLVQSYNKQVMFSGDIATSHPEIIPSLPKGQIIDSWVYSAHESYDKWLKPFEGSGLKIFTCPWVGNTSVMVPDYEEAAYNIGHFLADGKKAGAIGTIVKAWNDDGETMFAPGWWSVIYGAACAWEDGLPDVQDFNRKFDWDFFRDTDPGLVEAMMSLGHINEIMRAGKPVETFDMRYGGASDGLFWQDPFSPAGREQVERMLPVASLIRQTAENSYTVFVNSASRARRNADSLESLEFAALRLDALGMRYQFVQEISERYEDATADQGETNRRRGGRGFGDISSTNGRLQDLRDYTTRLTELYRQLWLSENLPNWMPNILQLYRRNSDLWQDLIAKFSDIRYGLRNGQPLPSPESLGLLPGQQSATQ